A single genomic interval of Daucus carota subsp. sativus chromosome 1, DH1 v3.0, whole genome shotgun sequence harbors:
- the LOC108199155 gene encoding egg cell-secreted protein 1.1 — translation MGSSYKFLLSIFLASCFISTIAMARPISYTNSTLVVRLKLDDEESSTACWDSLFQLHSCTSEVILFFLNGETYLGQSCCRAIRIIEHDCWPSMLGSLGFTSEEGDILRGYCDASNSTVSPPPHNTNAME, via the coding sequence ATGGGCAGCTCTTACAAATTTCTTTTAAGCATCTTCCTTGCATCATGTTTTATATCCACCATTGCCATGGCTCGGCCAATTTCCTACACAAACTCCACATTAGTAGTCCGATTAAAACTCGATGATGAAGAGAGCTCAACTGCTTGTTGGGATTCCTTGTTTCAACTCCACTCCTGCACCAGTGAAGTCATTCTTTTCTTTCTCAATGGTGAAACCTACCTCGGCCAAAGCTGTTGTCGTGCCATCAGAATTATCGAACATGATTGCTGGCCTTCTATGCTTGGTTCACTCGGATTCACTTCCGAAGAAGGTGATATTCTACGTGGCTACTGTGATGCCTCCAATTCTACTGTCAGCCCTCCTCCACACAACACGAATGCCATGGAATGA
- the LOC108218921 gene encoding egg cell-secreted protein 1.2 — MTSKFVTILLLATFTCSIAYSGATRELPKPDEQQYFNLELVAAQDEASNSTNGTLANCWNAIAEIKSCGNEITAYFNNGTIDIGVPCCQAIKMITLHCWPSMLSVLGITPDQCNILVGYCDASAAAAPAPSSSIPVINKIIIH, encoded by the coding sequence ATGACTTCTAAATTTGTGACAATCCTCTTGCTTGCAACATTTACTTGTTCGATAGCATACTCTGGTGCAACAAGGGAGTTGCCTAAGCCAGATGAACAACAATACTTCAATCTCGAATTGGTGGCAGCACAAGATGAGGCCAGTAATAGTACTAATGGAACACTAGCCAATTGCTGGAATGCGATCGCGGAGATAAAATCTTGTGGAAATGAAATTACTGCATACTTTAACAATGGTACTATTGATATCGGAgtgccttgttgccaagccatCAAAATGATCACTCTGCACTGCTGGCCTTCTATGTTGTCTGTCCTCGGAATTACGCCTGACCAGTGCAACATCCTTGTAGGATATTGTGATGCATCTGCAGCAGCTGCTCCGGCCCCGAGTTCCTCCATACCAGTTATCAACAAGATTATAATTCATTAG